In Falco biarmicus isolate bFalBia1 chromosome 6, bFalBia1.pri, whole genome shotgun sequence, the following are encoded in one genomic region:
- the PUM2 gene encoding pumilio homolog 2 isoform X5, giving the protein MNHEFQALALESRGMGELLPAKKFWEPDDSAKDGQKGIFLGDEWRETAWGTPHHSMSQPIMVQRKPGQGFHGNSEVNAVLSPRSESGGLGVSMVEYVLSSSPADKLDSRFRKGAFGTRDAETDGPEKGDQKGKASPFEEDKNRDLKQGDDEDVTKINGRGLPNGMDADCKDFNRTPGSRQASPTEVAERLGPNPSTTEGLGPLPNPTAHKPLVEEFSNPENQNLDAMEQVGLDSLQFDYPGNQVQMDSSGATVGLFDYSSQQQLFQRTNALTVQQLTAAQQQQYALAAAQQPHIAGVFSAGLAPAAFVPNPYIISAAPPGTDPYTAAGLAAAATLAGPAVVPPQYYGVPWGVYPANLFQQQAAAANTTANQQAASQAQQGQQPVLRTGATQRPLTPNQGQQGQQAESLAAAAAANPALAFGQGLATGMPGYQVLAPTAYYDQTGALVVGPGARTGLGAPVRLVASAPVIISSAAAQAAAAASAGGTGNNLTGATNGLFRPLGAQPQQQQQQTNSSLQSNSFYGSNSLTGNSQSSSLFSHGPGQPGSTSLGFGSSSSLGAAIGSALGGFGSSVGSSASSSATRRDSLSTSSDLYKRSSSSLAPIGQPFYNSLGFSSSPSPIGMPLPSQTPGHSLTPPPSLSSHGSSSSLHLGGLTNGSGRYISAAPGAEAKYRSAASTSSLFSSTSQLFPPSRLRYSRSDIMPSGRSRLLEDFRNNRFPNLQLRDLVGHIVEFSQDQHGSRFIQQKLERATPAERQMVFNEILQAAYQLMTDVFGNYVIQKFFEFGSLDQKLALATRIRGHVLPLALQMYGCRVIQKALESISPDQQVINEMVKELDGHVLKCVKDQNGNHVVQKCIECVQPQSLQFIIDAFKGQVFVLSTHPYGCRVIQRILEHCTAEQTLPILEELHQHTEQLVQDQYGNYVIQHVLEHGRPEDKSKIVSEIRGKVLALSQHKFASNVVEKCVTHASRSERALLIDEVCCQNDGPHSALYTMMKDQYANYVVQKMIDMAEPAQRKIIMHKIRPHITTLRKYTYGKHILAKLEKYYLKNSADLGPIGGPPNGML; this is encoded by the exons CTTTTACCTGCCAAAAAGTTTTGGGAACCTGATGATTCAGCAAAAGATGGACAAAAAGGGATATTCCTTGGTGATGAGTGGAGAGAGACTGCATGGGGAACTCCTC acCATTCTATGTCCCAGCCTATTATGGTACAGAGAAAGCCTGGACAGGGTTTTCATGGAAACAGTGAAGTAAATGCTGTATTGTCTCCACGATCAGAAAGTGGTGGCCTTGGAGTGAGCATGGTAGAATATGTGTTAAGTTCCTCTCCAGCTGATAAATTGGATTCCCGGTTTAGGAAAGGAGCTTTT GGCACTAGAGATGCTGAAACAGATGGACCTGAGAAAGGAGATCAGAAAGGCAAGGCTTCTCCATTTGAGGAGGACAAAAACAGAGATCTTAAACAAGGAGATGATGAGGATGTTACTAAAATAAATGGCAGAGGTTTGCCAAATGGAATGGATGCCGATTGCAAAGATTTTAA TCGTACCCCTGGAAGTCGACAAGCCTCCCCAACAGAAGTAGCTGAACGCTTGGGCCCCAatcccagcaccacagaaggatTGGGTCCACTTCCCAATCCTACAGCCCACAAGCCTCTGGTAGAAGAATTTTCAAATCCGGAAAATCAGAACCTAGATGCCATGGAACAAGTTGGTCTTGATTCTCTACAGTTTGACTATCCTGGCAATCAGGTACAAATGGACTCTTCAGGAGCTACTGTAGGACTTTTTGACTACAGTTCTCAGCAACAG CTTTTCCAGAGGACTAATGCTCTGACTGTTCAACAGTTaactgcagcccagcagcagcaatacgcactggctgcagctcagcagccacacATAG CAGGCGTATTCTCAGCAGGCTTGGCTCCAGCTGCTTTTGTGCCAAACCCATACATTATCAGTGCTGCTCCTCCAGGTACTGACCCATACACTGCAGCTGGATTAGCTGCAGCAGCTACCCTAGCAG gtCCTGCTGTGGTTCCACCTCAGTATTATGGTGTTCCATGGGGGGTGTATCCAGCcaatttatttcagcagcaagctgcagcagcaaatacCACAGCAAATCAGCAAGCAGCTTCACAGGCACAACAGGGACAGCAACCG GTTCTGCGCACTGGAGCAACTCAGCGCCCACTTACTCCCAACCAGGGTCAGcaagggcagcaggcagagtcacttgcagcagctgcagcagcaaatccAGCTTTGGCTTTTGGTCAGGGTCTTGCTACAGGCATGCCAG GCTATCAAGTACTAGCTCCCACTGCCTATTACGATCAGACTGGTGCCTTAGTAGTAGGCCCTGGAGCAAGGACTGGCCTTGGAGCACCAGTCAGATTGGTGGCCTCAGCTCCTGTTATaatcagctctgcagcagcacaagcag ctgcagctgcttcagctgGAGGAACAGGAAACAATCTCACTGGAGCCACGAATGGTCTATTTCGGCCACTTGGTGCCCAgccacagcaacagcaacagcaaacaaacagtAGCCTACAATCCAATTCATTTTATGGCAGTAACTCTTTGACCGGTAACTCCCAGAGCAGTTCCCTTTTTTCACATGGTCCTGGCCAACCAGGAAGCACATCTCTTGGCTTTGGAAGTAGCAGCTCTTTAGGAGCAGCTATCGGCTCTGCACTTGGTGGATTTGGCTCATCAG ttgGCAGTTCTGCAAGTAGTAGTGCCACAAGGAGAGATTCTCTATCTACTAGCTCTGACTTGTACAAAAGATCTAGTAGCAGCCTAGCACCCATAGGGCAGCCATTTTACAATAGTCTGGGATTTTCCTCCTCTCCAAGTCCAATAGGCATGCCTCTGCCAAGCCAAACGCCAGGACATTCACTTACGCCACCGCCATCACTTTCATCACATGGATCCTCATCCAGTTTGCATTtag GAGGACTGACAAATGGTAGTGGTCGCTatatttctgcagcacctggagcCGAAGCAAAGTATCGCAGTGCAGCAAGTACCTCCAGTCTTTTTAGCTCCACCAGTCAGCTCTTCCCTCCTTCACGCCTTCGTTACAGTAGGTCTGATATTATGCCTTCTGGACGTAGTCGATTGCTGGAAGATTTCAGAAACAATCGTTTCCCTAATCTTCAATTAAGAGACCTTGTTGGACATATTGTTGAATTTTCCCAAGACCAGCATGGTTCTAG ATTTATACAGCAAAAGCTGGAGCGAGCTACTCCAGCTGAGCGCCAGATGGTATTTAATGAGATCCTGCAAGCAGCGTATCAGTTGATGACTGATGTGTTTGGAAACTATGTAATACAGAAGTTCTTTGAG tttggaagcCTGGATCAAAAGTTAGCCCTGGCAACACGCATACGTGGTCATGTTCTGCCATTAGCCCTACAGATGTATGGTTGTCGTGTTATTCAGAAAGCACTTGAGTCAATCTCGCCTGACCAGCAGGTAATT aatgAAATGGTGAAGGAGTTGGATGGCCATGTTCTGAAATGTGTGAAAGATCAAAATGGAAACCATGTTGTACAAAAATGTATTGAGTGTGTTCAACCCCAGTCGCTCCAGTTCATCATTGACGCGTTCAAAGGACAG GTATTTGTACTTTCAACTCATCCATATGGTTGTAGAGTAATTCAGCGCATTCTGGAACACTGTACTGCTGAGCAGACTTTGCCAATCTTAGAGGAACTGCATCAACACACAGAACAACTGGTGCAG GATCAATATGGAAATTACGTTATTCAACATGTACTGGAGCATGGTCGTCCTGAAGACAAGAGTAAAATAGTTTCAGAAATAAGAGGAAAAGTTCTAGCTCTGAGTCAGCACAAATTTGCCAG CAATGTGGTAGAAAAATGTGTAACTCATGCTTCTCGTTCTGAAAGAGCTTTACTTATTGATGAGGTCTGTTGCCAGAATGATGGTCCTCATAGTGCCTTATACACCATGATGAAGGACCAGTATGCCAACTATGTTGTTCAGAAGATGATTGATATGGCTGAACCTGCTCAGCGGAAGATAATAATGCACAAG
- the PUM2 gene encoding pumilio homolog 2 isoform X4: MNHEFQALALESRGMGELLPAKKFWEPDDSAKDGQKGIFLGDEWRETAWGTPHHSMSQPIMVQRKPGQGFHGNSEVNAVLSPRSESGGLGVSMVEYVLSSSPADKLDSRFRKGAFGTRDAETDGPEKGDQKGKASPFEEDKNRDLKQGDDEDVTKINGRGLPNGMDADCKDFNRTPGSRQASPTEVAERLGPNPSTTEGLGPLPNPTAHKPLVEEFSNPENQNLDAMEQVGLDSLQFDYPGNQVQMDSSGATVGLFDYSSQQQLFQRTNALTVQQLTAAQQQQYALAAAQQPHIGPAVVPPQYYGVPWGVYPANLFQQQAAAANTTANQQAASQAQQGQQPVLRTGATQRPLTPNQGQQGQQAESLAAAAAANPALAFGQGLATGMPGYQVLAPTAYYDQTGALVVGPGARTGLGAPVRLVASAPVIISSAAAQAAAAASAGGTGNNLTGATNGLFRPLGAQPQQQQQQTNSSLQSNSFYGSNSLTGNSQSSSLFSHGPGQPGSTSLGFGSSSSLGAAIGSALGGFGSSVGSSASSSATRRDSLSTSSDLYKRSSSSLAPIGQPFYNSLGFSSSPSPIGMPLPSQTPGHSLTPPPSLSSHGSSSSLHLGGLTNGSGRYISAAPGAEAKYRSAASTSSLFSSTSQLFPPSRLRYSRSDIMPSGRSRLLEDFRNNRFPNLQLRDLVGHIVEFSQDQHGSRFIQQKLERATPAERQMVFNEILQAAYQLMTDVFGNYVIQKFFEFGSLDQKLALATRIRGHVLPLALQMYGCRVIQKALESISPDQQVINEMVKELDGHVLKCVKDQNGNHVVQKCIECVQPQSLQFIIDAFKGQVFVLSTHPYGCRVIQRILEHCTAEQTLPILEELHQHTEQLVQDQYGNYVIQHVLEHGRPEDKSKIVSEIRGKVLALSQHKFASNVVEKCVTHASRSERALLIDEVCCQNDGPHSALYTMMKDQYANYVVQKMIDMAEPAQRKIIMHKIRPHITTLRKYTYGKHILAKLEKYYLKNSADLGPIGGPPNGML, translated from the exons CTTTTACCTGCCAAAAAGTTTTGGGAACCTGATGATTCAGCAAAAGATGGACAAAAAGGGATATTCCTTGGTGATGAGTGGAGAGAGACTGCATGGGGAACTCCTC acCATTCTATGTCCCAGCCTATTATGGTACAGAGAAAGCCTGGACAGGGTTTTCATGGAAACAGTGAAGTAAATGCTGTATTGTCTCCACGATCAGAAAGTGGTGGCCTTGGAGTGAGCATGGTAGAATATGTGTTAAGTTCCTCTCCAGCTGATAAATTGGATTCCCGGTTTAGGAAAGGAGCTTTT GGCACTAGAGATGCTGAAACAGATGGACCTGAGAAAGGAGATCAGAAAGGCAAGGCTTCTCCATTTGAGGAGGACAAAAACAGAGATCTTAAACAAGGAGATGATGAGGATGTTACTAAAATAAATGGCAGAGGTTTGCCAAATGGAATGGATGCCGATTGCAAAGATTTTAA TCGTACCCCTGGAAGTCGACAAGCCTCCCCAACAGAAGTAGCTGAACGCTTGGGCCCCAatcccagcaccacagaaggatTGGGTCCACTTCCCAATCCTACAGCCCACAAGCCTCTGGTAGAAGAATTTTCAAATCCGGAAAATCAGAACCTAGATGCCATGGAACAAGTTGGTCTTGATTCTCTACAGTTTGACTATCCTGGCAATCAGGTACAAATGGACTCTTCAGGAGCTACTGTAGGACTTTTTGACTACAGTTCTCAGCAACAG CTTTTCCAGAGGACTAATGCTCTGACTGTTCAACAGTTaactgcagcccagcagcagcaatacgcactggctgcagctcagcagccacacATAG gtCCTGCTGTGGTTCCACCTCAGTATTATGGTGTTCCATGGGGGGTGTATCCAGCcaatttatttcagcagcaagctgcagcagcaaatacCACAGCAAATCAGCAAGCAGCTTCACAGGCACAACAGGGACAGCAACCG GTTCTGCGCACTGGAGCAACTCAGCGCCCACTTACTCCCAACCAGGGTCAGcaagggcagcaggcagagtcacttgcagcagctgcagcagcaaatccAGCTTTGGCTTTTGGTCAGGGTCTTGCTACAGGCATGCCAG GCTATCAAGTACTAGCTCCCACTGCCTATTACGATCAGACTGGTGCCTTAGTAGTAGGCCCTGGAGCAAGGACTGGCCTTGGAGCACCAGTCAGATTGGTGGCCTCAGCTCCTGTTATaatcagctctgcagcagcacaagcag ctgcagctgcttcagctgGAGGAACAGGAAACAATCTCACTGGAGCCACGAATGGTCTATTTCGGCCACTTGGTGCCCAgccacagcaacagcaacagcaaacaaacagtAGCCTACAATCCAATTCATTTTATGGCAGTAACTCTTTGACCGGTAACTCCCAGAGCAGTTCCCTTTTTTCACATGGTCCTGGCCAACCAGGAAGCACATCTCTTGGCTTTGGAAGTAGCAGCTCTTTAGGAGCAGCTATCGGCTCTGCACTTGGTGGATTTGGCTCATCAG ttgGCAGTTCTGCAAGTAGTAGTGCCACAAGGAGAGATTCTCTATCTACTAGCTCTGACTTGTACAAAAGATCTAGTAGCAGCCTAGCACCCATAGGGCAGCCATTTTACAATAGTCTGGGATTTTCCTCCTCTCCAAGTCCAATAGGCATGCCTCTGCCAAGCCAAACGCCAGGACATTCACTTACGCCACCGCCATCACTTTCATCACATGGATCCTCATCCAGTTTGCATTtag GAGGACTGACAAATGGTAGTGGTCGCTatatttctgcagcacctggagcCGAAGCAAAGTATCGCAGTGCAGCAAGTACCTCCAGTCTTTTTAGCTCCACCAGTCAGCTCTTCCCTCCTTCACGCCTTCGTTACAGTAGGTCTGATATTATGCCTTCTGGACGTAGTCGATTGCTGGAAGATTTCAGAAACAATCGTTTCCCTAATCTTCAATTAAGAGACCTTGTTGGACATATTGTTGAATTTTCCCAAGACCAGCATGGTTCTAG ATTTATACAGCAAAAGCTGGAGCGAGCTACTCCAGCTGAGCGCCAGATGGTATTTAATGAGATCCTGCAAGCAGCGTATCAGTTGATGACTGATGTGTTTGGAAACTATGTAATACAGAAGTTCTTTGAG tttggaagcCTGGATCAAAAGTTAGCCCTGGCAACACGCATACGTGGTCATGTTCTGCCATTAGCCCTACAGATGTATGGTTGTCGTGTTATTCAGAAAGCACTTGAGTCAATCTCGCCTGACCAGCAGGTAATT aatgAAATGGTGAAGGAGTTGGATGGCCATGTTCTGAAATGTGTGAAAGATCAAAATGGAAACCATGTTGTACAAAAATGTATTGAGTGTGTTCAACCCCAGTCGCTCCAGTTCATCATTGACGCGTTCAAAGGACAG GTATTTGTACTTTCAACTCATCCATATGGTTGTAGAGTAATTCAGCGCATTCTGGAACACTGTACTGCTGAGCAGACTTTGCCAATCTTAGAGGAACTGCATCAACACACAGAACAACTGGTGCAG GATCAATATGGAAATTACGTTATTCAACATGTACTGGAGCATGGTCGTCCTGAAGACAAGAGTAAAATAGTTTCAGAAATAAGAGGAAAAGTTCTAGCTCTGAGTCAGCACAAATTTGCCAG CAATGTGGTAGAAAAATGTGTAACTCATGCTTCTCGTTCTGAAAGAGCTTTACTTATTGATGAGGTCTGTTGCCAGAATGATGGTCCTCATAGTGCCTTATACACCATGATGAAGGACCAGTATGCCAACTATGTTGTTCAGAAGATGATTGATATGGCTGAACCTGCTCAGCGGAAGATAATAATGCACAAG
- the PUM2 gene encoding pumilio homolog 2 isoform X7 codes for MNHEFQALALESRGMGELLPAKKFWEPDDSAKDGQKGIFLGDEWRETAWGTPHHSMSQPIMVQRKPGQGFHGNSEVNAVLSPRSESGGLGVSMVEYVLSSSPADKLDSRFRKGAFGTRDAETDGPEKGDQKGKASPFEEDKNRDLKQGDDEDVTKINGRGLPNGMDADCKDFNRTPGSRQASPTEVAERLGPNPSTTEGLGPLPNPTAHKPLVEEFSNPENQNLDAMEQVGLDSLQFDYPGNQVQMDSSGATVGLFDYSSQQQLFQRTNALTVQQLTAAQQQQYALAAAQQPHIAGVFSAGLAPAAFVPNPYIISAAPPGTDPYTAAGLAAAATLAGPAVVPPQYYGVPWGVYPANLFQQQAAAANTTANQQAASQAQQGQQPVLRTGATQRPLTPNQGQQGQQAESLAAAAAANPALAFGQGLATGMPGYQVLAPTAYYDQTGALVVGPGARTGLGAPVRLVASAPVIISSAAAQAAAAASAGGTGNNLTGATNGLFRPLGAQPQQQQQQTNSSLQSNSFYGSNSLTGNSQSSSLFSHGPGQPGSTSLGFGSSSSLGAAIGSALGGFGSSGGLTNGSGRYISAAPGAEAKYRSAASTSSLFSSTSQLFPPSRLRYSRSDIMPSGRSRLLEDFRNNRFPNLQLRDLVGHIVEFSQDQHGSRFIQQKLERATPAERQMVFNEILQAAYQLMTDVFGNYVIQKFFEFGSLDQKLALATRIRGHVLPLALQMYGCRVIQKALESISPDQQNEMVKELDGHVLKCVKDQNGNHVVQKCIECVQPQSLQFIIDAFKGQVFVLSTHPYGCRVIQRILEHCTAEQTLPILEELHQHTEQLVQDQYGNYVIQHVLEHGRPEDKSKIVSEIRGKVLALSQHKFASNVVEKCVTHASRSERALLIDEVCCQNDGPHSALYTMMKDQYANYVVQKMIDMAEPAQRKIIMHKIRPHITTLRKYTYGKHILAKLEKYYLKNSADLGPIGGPPNGML; via the exons CTTTTACCTGCCAAAAAGTTTTGGGAACCTGATGATTCAGCAAAAGATGGACAAAAAGGGATATTCCTTGGTGATGAGTGGAGAGAGACTGCATGGGGAACTCCTC acCATTCTATGTCCCAGCCTATTATGGTACAGAGAAAGCCTGGACAGGGTTTTCATGGAAACAGTGAAGTAAATGCTGTATTGTCTCCACGATCAGAAAGTGGTGGCCTTGGAGTGAGCATGGTAGAATATGTGTTAAGTTCCTCTCCAGCTGATAAATTGGATTCCCGGTTTAGGAAAGGAGCTTTT GGCACTAGAGATGCTGAAACAGATGGACCTGAGAAAGGAGATCAGAAAGGCAAGGCTTCTCCATTTGAGGAGGACAAAAACAGAGATCTTAAACAAGGAGATGATGAGGATGTTACTAAAATAAATGGCAGAGGTTTGCCAAATGGAATGGATGCCGATTGCAAAGATTTTAA TCGTACCCCTGGAAGTCGACAAGCCTCCCCAACAGAAGTAGCTGAACGCTTGGGCCCCAatcccagcaccacagaaggatTGGGTCCACTTCCCAATCCTACAGCCCACAAGCCTCTGGTAGAAGAATTTTCAAATCCGGAAAATCAGAACCTAGATGCCATGGAACAAGTTGGTCTTGATTCTCTACAGTTTGACTATCCTGGCAATCAGGTACAAATGGACTCTTCAGGAGCTACTGTAGGACTTTTTGACTACAGTTCTCAGCAACAG CTTTTCCAGAGGACTAATGCTCTGACTGTTCAACAGTTaactgcagcccagcagcagcaatacgcactggctgcagctcagcagccacacATAG CAGGCGTATTCTCAGCAGGCTTGGCTCCAGCTGCTTTTGTGCCAAACCCATACATTATCAGTGCTGCTCCTCCAGGTACTGACCCATACACTGCAGCTGGATTAGCTGCAGCAGCTACCCTAGCAG gtCCTGCTGTGGTTCCACCTCAGTATTATGGTGTTCCATGGGGGGTGTATCCAGCcaatttatttcagcagcaagctgcagcagcaaatacCACAGCAAATCAGCAAGCAGCTTCACAGGCACAACAGGGACAGCAACCG GTTCTGCGCACTGGAGCAACTCAGCGCCCACTTACTCCCAACCAGGGTCAGcaagggcagcaggcagagtcacttgcagcagctgcagcagcaaatccAGCTTTGGCTTTTGGTCAGGGTCTTGCTACAGGCATGCCAG GCTATCAAGTACTAGCTCCCACTGCCTATTACGATCAGACTGGTGCCTTAGTAGTAGGCCCTGGAGCAAGGACTGGCCTTGGAGCACCAGTCAGATTGGTGGCCTCAGCTCCTGTTATaatcagctctgcagcagcacaagcag ctgcagctgcttcagctgGAGGAACAGGAAACAATCTCACTGGAGCCACGAATGGTCTATTTCGGCCACTTGGTGCCCAgccacagcaacagcaacagcaaacaaacagtAGCCTACAATCCAATTCATTTTATGGCAGTAACTCTTTGACCGGTAACTCCCAGAGCAGTTCCCTTTTTTCACATGGTCCTGGCCAACCAGGAAGCACATCTCTTGGCTTTGGAAGTAGCAGCTCTTTAGGAGCAGCTATCGGCTCTGCACTTGGTGGATTTGGCTCATCAG GAGGACTGACAAATGGTAGTGGTCGCTatatttctgcagcacctggagcCGAAGCAAAGTATCGCAGTGCAGCAAGTACCTCCAGTCTTTTTAGCTCCACCAGTCAGCTCTTCCCTCCTTCACGCCTTCGTTACAGTAGGTCTGATATTATGCCTTCTGGACGTAGTCGATTGCTGGAAGATTTCAGAAACAATCGTTTCCCTAATCTTCAATTAAGAGACCTTGTTGGACATATTGTTGAATTTTCCCAAGACCAGCATGGTTCTAG ATTTATACAGCAAAAGCTGGAGCGAGCTACTCCAGCTGAGCGCCAGATGGTATTTAATGAGATCCTGCAAGCAGCGTATCAGTTGATGACTGATGTGTTTGGAAACTATGTAATACAGAAGTTCTTTGAG tttggaagcCTGGATCAAAAGTTAGCCCTGGCAACACGCATACGTGGTCATGTTCTGCCATTAGCCCTACAGATGTATGGTTGTCGTGTTATTCAGAAAGCACTTGAGTCAATCTCGCCTGACCAGCAG aatgAAATGGTGAAGGAGTTGGATGGCCATGTTCTGAAATGTGTGAAAGATCAAAATGGAAACCATGTTGTACAAAAATGTATTGAGTGTGTTCAACCCCAGTCGCTCCAGTTCATCATTGACGCGTTCAAAGGACAG GTATTTGTACTTTCAACTCATCCATATGGTTGTAGAGTAATTCAGCGCATTCTGGAACACTGTACTGCTGAGCAGACTTTGCCAATCTTAGAGGAACTGCATCAACACACAGAACAACTGGTGCAG GATCAATATGGAAATTACGTTATTCAACATGTACTGGAGCATGGTCGTCCTGAAGACAAGAGTAAAATAGTTTCAGAAATAAGAGGAAAAGTTCTAGCTCTGAGTCAGCACAAATTTGCCAG CAATGTGGTAGAAAAATGTGTAACTCATGCTTCTCGTTCTGAAAGAGCTTTACTTATTGATGAGGTCTGTTGCCAGAATGATGGTCCTCATAGTGCCTTATACACCATGATGAAGGACCAGTATGCCAACTATGTTGTTCAGAAGATGATTGATATGGCTGAACCTGCTCAGCGGAAGATAATAATGCACAAG